In Salvia miltiorrhiza cultivar Shanhuang (shh) chromosome 4, IMPLAD_Smil_shh, whole genome shotgun sequence, the DNA window TCTCATTCAACTTCAACTTCAGATTACCGCGAAGAAACTCTCTGACAATATGGCAATCTCCACTGAGATGATTAGCTCGAATCTCACTGCAAGCTTGATGAGCGGCGCTATCCCATTCCATATTAGCAGCACGACAGTCATCATATGCGTGAATGAGCTCATGAATCATTGCTTGTACCAAATAGTCATTATGTCCCATGTAATTACAACATATTCCAATCTAGCGCAAGTATAAAAATCCATCAATTTACTAGAAAAGCTAAGGAAAGGACTTAACTAAAAAGACATACATACCCCTTGCCCCCTGCTGAAATGACCGGCGTGTACACCACTGCAATATTTAGCCTTGAAGAAATTCTCTCCGATTTTGCATCCAGATTTCTCCATACTCTCCATCAGAGTTTTCACCTTTGGATCTGCAACATGTAGGAACCATCTTTCGATATAAACCCAACAAAAAATttgaataaaaatcaaatagaaaATTACTGTGTAAAGCTTTCTGGATATTATTCCGGCATAGCTCCAGCGTCATTCCGAGCGGGGGAGGGACAGAGGAGGGCGACTCAGCAGTAGCAGATGATGGCGTGGAACCAACATCTTCGTCTCCCATCGTCTCCATCAACTCCTCAATTCCAAAGATTTGTTTCTTCTATGACTGTGGGAGAGAACCAtttgaaattataataataacaCGGAAAATGCACAAAAACAAAATACCAATTAGGGGCGGCGGCGAGAGGGAAAGGACGACGGATCTGCAGCGGCGACGAGAAGGAGAGGAAGGGCGGCGTATGTGCAGAGAGAGAAGGTGTGCGCGTGCGGCTGAATTGTTGTGGGGAAATGGGTAGCTAATTAGGGTTTTGTTTCAATTTCCTTTTTATATATTCCAATAGCTAattaggattttatttatttatttattttgaattaatatattaaatgtaGTATGAAACATTTACATAAATAATAGCTATATTTTATAGTAGTTTtgaatatatttatctattGATTATATATCTCCATCCAATTGTAATTATCATTATTGATAGTTGATTAAGTCGAGTATAATCGTTATTCTGCTTCAGTGAAGACGAAGCGCTGTAATTAGTTGCAACAGCTGAGACAAATGCACTCAAAACATTAAAAAGATCAGTTTCAGCTGTGAAAGTAATAAAAAACCTTTACCTTGAATATCTTAGCAGTATAACATACAAGTCGATCAAGTTTTTCTCCTCCCGATAGATATTTGCCTGTAGAAACACATTATCTAATAAGCAATCACATAACAGAGATCATTTTTTTCAGAATTGAACAACCTTTCACAGATTTTCAAATGATAATGCCCATTTTCTGAAGTCAATTAATGCAGCAGCTGCCATTACACTGATTAACAAGAAAAGAAGCTTCAAATATTCGAGTTATATGTTCTCATTCTTTATTTAACCAACAGACATAAACACAACCAGCCATGGCCACCACTTGAACACCATATACAAagcaaaatataattaaagagCAGCATAAAACCCAACCCcacaaagaaaacaagaaaagacTGAATAAATATAGTGTGATCCACAGAAAAGATGAGAGAAATATTGAAAGAGTAGATAACCAAATGATTAAGAATGAAAACTAAAACAGGAATTAGAAAATTGCGGAAGAGATAAAAACCTCAGAAGGAATGTGGAAGAGATTTAAAGAGACGAAGGTGTGAAGAGCGTCCCAGCAGATTTCACCGCCCGCCCTAGGTTTTGCCTTCAGTGAAGGAGACGCCAAATATGATCCGGCCAAATTATTCCAGCGATGAGCAATCGGCGATTTAACCGGGGTTGAGGCGACGCTGGGAGGTGTGGCGTTGGTTGGGCGTGGTGGCACGGGGAGATGCAGGCGGAGAAGCTGAATGTGCGACAGAGGAGAAGAATGTGTGGCGTGGCCAATCTAAAATTTATGTGAAATTTCTTGAAAATGGAATGTATGTGAAATACATGCAGCAGAAGATAGTAAAAAAGGCAACAAAATTTTCTCAAACTCAGTAGCCAATCTAAAACTGTAGCAGATGAATATAGTCATCCTCCTCTATTGGCATATTCTGATAATCTGATCATACCAAACTTGTGAATAATCTTCAAACTCAGGCTTTCGATATTTGAGAATTCATCCACGCTCAAATCATCATACTTCTCATCAACAAAGCAGTTTTCAGCATTCAACCAAATAAGCTAACCAAAGCAACACAAACTGGATTTGGGAATGCATTTTTTGAGTAAATTATTGGGTAAAACTTCAATTAGCTCCTTATCTGCTTCCTTTATGAAAATTCAATTTGGGGCATTTTGGCAGAAGCTTCTAAATTTCCAGAATTAAATTAATTCAGAGTAGGCGAGCTTTTTGTTTAAGGAAGGACAGCTTAGCGGTGCTGGAGGGTTTACCTTGAGGAGCGGCGTGCGGCGGAGAGCGCAGGAACTCCCGGCGCGGCGAGCTTCGCGGCGGCGTGCGGCGGAGAGGGCAGGAACTCCCGAAGCGGCGGAGAGAAGCGAATTCCGGAGAGCGCGACAACAATCAGCAGCGAGGCGACACCAATCGGCGGCGGAGgcgagcagcggcggcggaggaaTTGAGGTGAGCGTGAAGCGGTTGCCGGGCTGCGTGCAGatccaattttcaaattcagaCGAGAATTGAGATTTGAGAGTTTGAGAGTTGAGACCATGGGCTTTTTTGGTCTTTTTTGGGCTTTTTTTAGTTTGGTAATGGGTATTATTGGGTCTATGGGTCTTATAATACCCATGGGTAATTAACCTACCCACACCATTTAATTTTTCACTTAATGGTCTGGTCTGGTGTGGATCCATTAAGCAATGGATCGGTTCTGATTTCGAAACCGTaacaattttaatggttctgATCCGGGTAAAACCCacccattgacatccctatttaGGTTCGAAAGAGGTTAGGCTTTTATTATTCTCCCATTCTTCATTTATTTGTTGTATGTTTTATAGCTATGCCATGTAGATCTAGATGAATACACATGTGTAACAGGAAAAggaaatatgaaaataaaaatataaaaaatcaaacaattGCGGCACTtgttaaattattaaaactttACTAGTTACTAGTAATAGATAATGAATGCGAGATAGACATTATAAATAATGGAAATTAAAAGATGACCCaccaatttaattttaataaataaatttttagaaattTAAACAAAATTACCCcttaggctgcgtttactttgatggataaatttatctatggaaaatgatggataacacaaatttatgtatttaaatgcCTCATTCCTTtaccaacatttgacacaaaagatgCTCAtgccattttttcttccttattttcacttcaaggatggataatattatccctccaaaaatggtgtgataatattatccattcttgaagtgaaaataaggaaggaaaaatggcatgagcatctcttttgtgtcaaatgttggaaaaggaaGAGggcatttaaaggcataaatttatgttatccatcattttccatggataaatttatccatcaaagtaaacgcagccttagAGTAATATTTGTACAAAAGAAAAATTTCGCATTAATTATTCAATTAATGACATCAATCAGTGATACCTGACACCTAATATGAATGAAAACTATCTGTATCAGTTGTGACACACAACAACCTATGCGATTGGTACGAATAGTCTCATTTTGTACCAAGTGTAATAGGATGTCGTTCCCCACGATTGGTACGAATTCGTACTAATtttactatatatttatatttgataaACAATTGACAAAGTTAATATAAGAATATTTAAATATCTTAATAtcgaaattaattaaaaattattgaaattaaattaatggCCAACATTCGATTTCCACTCTTTCAAAGGTACACTTCACACCGTTAACACATGGAAAAGTTCACATTGATTTCAACTAATTTTTGTCCTCCAAAGGCCTTCGTCAATCAAGTTGTAACAAATTAAAATCTAGAACCAAACTCATctcaagtactccctccgtctcagtTTTTAGTGTCCAGTTGAGagtgacatgaattttaataaaatgattgggtgtgttgtgagtggaataagagtcGCATCTTTTatatgagtgttaaaataattaaagccaagtaagggcttcacctacttttactaaaaatataaatgaatatcAAAATGTGGTACgatcaaaaaatgaaaattgaatactaaaaattaggacggaggaaatattatatttgtaattttttgaatTGAGATTGGTTCGTCTCATAAATTTTGCTCCGTATAAATGATTGTAATAATAACGATGCATTATTATTAAAGTGTTTTACATGCCataattgattattatatatttgaaatgaatGATAGATTACTTGATATAGAGGAAAATTAGGTCCACTTTTGAATGATTGAATCCAGCATTTTGTCTCTAGTCTTTATGCCTAAATTTGAATCGTAATTTCTTGGTATTTATTGATTTGAATTATGCAATATATTGTCCGTTTCCCATTTGTTCCAACTTAGATCCTTACATGCCATTTGCCAGCCCAACACAAAACACCaaactcttcttcttctgctgctgGTTCTACTTCTTCTCTTCAAGGCTCAAtacaattcaaaatttaattttcacatTTTTGTTGACTCTGCCCCGTCGTTAGCTCACCCGAAACGAAAGCGGCGGTTTTTTTCATGGGTTATTGATTTCACAACGATTTATTGTTGCAGTAAGGTAATCTCTCTATGTATTTGTTGGGTTGTCttggtttttttttgtttgatctTGTTTGCCTCTTAATCTTTCTGgatatattattttcttaagTTGTATGAATTTCTTTTTCTGCTTTGTAATCGTTGGCGTGGGCGGTTATGCTTGTTGTTCTTTCAGTTTCAACTATGGCTTTCATTTAATCTTTGTAGTGTGAGTGTGAGTGTGAGTGTTCGTATAATGTAATGGATCTATGGTTGCCACTGTTTCATAGTTTGTATCTGTCCCTATCCGATTTACagtgtaacttttttatttctgGGAGATTATGAAACTATCTTAGAATAGCCTTGTCTCTTGATTTCCTGctgttttcttttcatttttaactGAAATGAATGATTAATGTAGTTTGATAACTAAGCTTAGGAGTTGGGCTGACCTTAGAAATCAAGCCATTGAATTCTTTACCATTCTTagtctttttttaaaaaaattaaaatgatttaTGTATTAGGACTAAGAATGAAATTGACTCATAATGGACAGCTAGGGCTGTGCTGCTGTCACTTCGAAATTCAGGCACAGAAATATGAATTTATCTGACTTTGTAAAGTGGGAAACAAGATTTTGAAATTCTTACTATTATTTATGATATGCTATAGAAGTTTTGAAGTAGAAGAAAATTTGTCCTATTTTAGGATTTTACACATTGTCTATTTGATCTGTAATGCTTAACACGAAAGATCAAAGAGATTGTGTTAAGGGTTTAGTATTTGTACTACGGTTTGCTAGCATCCTAAGGAGCTATGTTTTATTTCTATTTCATCTGAAGGCTGTGAGTCTGTGACCGGCGCGTGTATCTGCTCAAATAAAATGGTGCTGCCTACGTAAGGTATTCATGATGGCCTATGTTCTCGTCTTAGCTTTCAACATATTTGTGCTCAAGTAACGGTCTGAAATAGACTGTTCTTACTCAAATATAGCTCT includes these proteins:
- the LOC131022403 gene encoding mitochondrial inner membrane protease ATP23-like isoform X2, with product METMGDEDVGSTPSSATAESPSSVPPPLGMTLELCRNNIQKALHNPKVKTLMESMEKSGCKIGENFFKAKYCSGVHAGHFSRGQGIGICCNYMGHNDYLVQAMIHELIHAYDDCRAANMEWDSAAHQACSEIRANHLSGDCHIVREFLRGNLKLKLNEIKAHEPRSKKQEVLFSKQAK
- the LOC131022403 gene encoding mitochondrial inner membrane protease ATP23-like isoform X1, giving the protein METMGDEDVGSTPSSATAESPSSVPPPLGMTLELCRNNIQKALHNPKVKTLMESMEKSGCKIGENFFKAKYCSGVHAGHFSRGQGIGICCNYMGHNDYLVQAMIHELIHAYDDCRAANMEWDSAAHQACSEIRANHLSGDCHIVREFLRGNLKLKLNEIKAHEPKCVKKRAARSVAACGHSPTTTEAAIEGVWDTCYNDKAPFDPAP